The nucleotide sequence GTTTGGACTTTGGGCTTGATATGCATGAATCAAAACATCTAAAAACAGATGGCCAACTAGGGATGGAATGTTCTTGCTTTACATTGGACTCATGGTGTACTTTCATATATATTTTCCTTTCGCAGTTATCGAGTGTTAATGTGCTATCTAGGCCTTGCAAACTTTCTTGTTTTGTTGCTTTCAATCATAACTTTACATCAATGTTTTGAGAATTATGGCATTCAGTATGATTAATAATGTTTCAGTAACCAGGAAAAGGAAATCTGCAAGAACATCTGTAATCTCTGTTTGAGAATATATTGTTTTACAGCTGTTTTGACATGTTTAGAAGGAGCTGAGAATTTAATAATGTTATGACATATTTTTAGTTATGCAATTCTAAAATTATACTCCCTCAGTCCAGAAATGCTCGTCGAAGAAATTGATGTACATGGCgtatttttagttctagatacattcgtTTCAATCCATTTCTGCAACAAGTGGAGGgatttttagttctagatacatgcATTTCAATCCATTTCTGTGATAAGTGGACAGAGGCAGTATGACGAAGAATCTTGTTCAACAATTGTCATACAAAATCGTAGACTTGGTTTGCTGGGAAGGAGGACTCAGCAAGCTGCAAATTATCGTGCATCTAGCAGGAGGCTATTTGGTACTGCTGCTTCATTGGGAAGAGCTCCACAGTTCACTACTACTAGTAAACTGCTGACATTTAGAAGGCTGTTTGGTACTGCAGCAGTGAGGCCTCGAGCTCTACTTCCTCCCTTCAGCTGAATGCTTGTATATCAATAGCaagattattattattttgaacaaACACGCCCCCTGTATTATATTAGAAAGAACAGTACAAACGATGCCACAAGGGCTTGGTCTACCTTATGATCCTATTTAGTTCCTGTAATCATTGATATTGAGTAGTAGAAGTTTTGCGAGATtgcccaatttttatttttattttggataATGAGAAGATTTCTGCACCCCACAAGCATGAAATATTCATGGTAAAAACGGTGGTACACATTTCAGAATTACAAGTGTAGGAATGGGGCAACCAATCATATCATACTACCTATAAAACTTTCATATATTTCACATTCATTATTGTTCTCATCCTACACACGAAGTGCGATACCATTGCAATACATGCCACATGCCGTCGTTTCATATACCATCTTGTTCCCGCTCCTTGGGTTAACGAAAATGATAGCCCCATTTGTCTGCAGCCACATGAACACAAGTTCAGCATGATCCCCGACCCCAACCACAACCAGCATAGTATCCTCCTCATGGTCGCATGCACACAAAATCTGTCCACCAGCTCCCAACTGTTTTCACCATTGTTATCCATCTCATGGTGCTAGACACTGAGCTGAAACCCCTCAGCATGGATGAGGAGCCCAAAATCACCTCCATATGAGAGGTCGAAGTTTGCGTTGAATCCATGCATCTGGGTATTTCATTGCAAAGAATTGTGGACGCGGCGTGATCAAATCTGATGCGTTAACGTTGCCATGTTGTCAGGAATCACCATAATTATGGAGCATCCTTCATATCTGGCCTCCCAGTTGCCATATATGGCGTTTCAAGACTGCCTTTTGGAGCGTGCTCCATATGGCAATTACGTATAATTCCATATGGCGGGAAGTAAACTTCACGTGTGCGAAAACGATATCCGATCAACACATGGGTCTCACGATTATGGAGGCTGCATTATGACGACTCCGCATCTACGACAGTTTTCTATGTTAGTGATCAAGCGTAGTGGAGTAAGAAGAGATCTGACAAGGAGTGAAAATAGTTTATTTCTGAGGTTATGACCGAGTGCACTTTCAAGTGGAGTAGCACAAATATGTTTGGCGCAGAAATCAAGTCAAAGTCCTTAATACTAAAGCATAGAGTACGTAGAGAACGTGCGTGTGGACTTGGAATATATTATCGCATTCACAGCACGCAAAGCTAAGGCATGCAGGCAGCAGGGACGACATAGTAGTATATCATTCTAAACTTGTGAGGACGTAGTAGAATATCATTGTGGACACGCAAAGCTAGCGCATTCCAAAGTTGAGAGGCTGTAAAGTTGTAGCTATCCTATGCATGTCGACTTTATCTTTGGCTTTGACAACATGCATGAGCATGACGAGAGCTACATTTGGCTACTGCGAGACTTGATTCATCACTCCCTCTGCTCGCAGGGTCTCCACTCCATCCACCTTGAGTGATTGTTACTTACTTGTGATAAACATAGATAGGGACACACACAGATATAGAGAGAGGGGAGATGTCTTACACTTGGAGAGGAGCTCTGCAATGGTGGGACGATTGGCAACTGCGTGTCCTCGTCCTGGGCAGCCTGGGCCTTCAGTGGTTCCTCCTGCTGGCTGCCCCGATGCGCAAGTACGCCCTCCCGCGCGTCTTGAGGACATTCATCTGGCTGGCGTATATTTCCAGCGATCCTCTGGCAATCTACGTGCTCGCCACCCTCTTCAATCGCCACGCAAAGACCAGCAACTTTGGCGGTGACACCGACATTGTCGCCGGGATCGGGAGCGAGCAGCAGTCGAGCATCCTGGAGGTCCTATGGGCTCCTATCCTTCTCATCTACCTCGGTGGGCAGGAGGGAATGAGTGGCTACGAGATAGAGGACAACAAGCTGTGGGGGAGACACACCGTGACCTTGGTGTCCCAGGTGGCCGTCGCCTTGTACGCCTTCTACAAGTCGTGGCCTAGACCCAACGACCCAAAGCTATTGGTGGTCGCGGTTCTTCTCTTCTTCGTCGGGGTCATCAGCTTCAGCGAGAAGCCATGGGCTCTCAAAGCTAAAGCCAAGAGACTGGCGGCTGTATCGTCCGGGGTGCAAGTACCAAAGAAGCCTTCAAACTGGAGGGAGCGCATGAACCAGTTTTTCTTCGGGGCGAGCCACTGCTTCACCGGCACCCGGAAGGCACAaagtaatttttcaaccaatttagctATGTGTAAGTTGCCTGAAAAtccaatttgggtcagtcgattttttgtGCCATTGATTTCTGCTTCAAGATTCGTGCTCCTTGTTTTTTGTTTCTGTTGTGACTACTGTTGTGTTTTGGGCCCAAATATTCTACTGACCACGGTTTTGGGTCAGTCGGTTTATTATTCCTTATAGGCCGATGTTGCTTCCTCATTTTTTTCTAAATAGATGACTCAACATGTGTATATATGCAAGtaatatattttggaatggagggagtatatatgcaagTAATGTATAACATGTGTATAAATTATACTAtttccgtatcaaaatataaggcATTTTTCTAGGCTAGTTTAGCTTAAAAAAACATATGATATTTTGGTACCGAGGTAGTACTAGAGTGCAAAAATTGCACTACCATATGTTTATTTCTTACATAGTATTAAAAAAGTGTAAAGTTGCATACAAGTTTTTctaagtattattatttttcttcttcttaacgGGTAATAGCAATGCCACTAATTTATTCTACCTCttcattttttttagtttttgtttcttttttcttctttctttaagGGTAATATAAATGTCACTAATTCATAAGTTCGGAGGAAACTTCATCTTTTCGAAATCCCACTATTATATGTGTATTCTTGCATATTATTCAAAAACCTAATTTTTATGCAAACTATGTGCAATTTTTGACATTATTTGCTTAAAACATTTCATTTTTTTTCTCCTTCTTAAATGGTAATAGCAATGCCCTAATTTgttctttcttagaaaactttattatttttattttattttagtttttgtttcattttctttctttttaaaggATAATATCAATGGCACTAATCCGTTCTGtcttagaaaactttattattttaattttatttctagtttttgtttcattttctttcttcttaaagggtaatatcaatgtcactaattcattcgTCCTTATAAAActaaattatttttattttcttttagttttagttttattttctttcctcttcaatggtaataccaatgccacaaaTTACAGTACTATATTCTTGTTCTTGCATATTTTTAAAAAGTGCAATTTTCTTGTATATATTGTGCAAATTTTATAATTGTTTGTAATATTTTTTTATTATTCTGTCTTGCTAGAGAGTAATACCAATGACACTAATTCCTTCTTTCTAAGAGAATTGATTATTTTAATTTGTTTtagtttttattatttttaatttatttttgaaGGATAACACCAATGCCGCTGATTCATTCTTACGCATAagatttattattttattttttttaattttatttaatGTTTTTGATTTCTTtaatggtaataccaatgccactaattcatcctTTTTGAAACTTCTTTTTCCAAAACTttatctattactccctccgtaccaaaaCAAGCGACTCGacattgtactaactttgtactaaagttagtacaaagtacaaagttgagtcacttattttggggcggagggagtatattcttactcttgcatattataaaaaatttAATTTCTGTGTAAACTGTGTGCAAATTTTGTAACTGTTTGTTTTagatttttgtttctgtttcttttttcttaaagggtaatactaaTGCGACTAATTCATTTTTTCTTAAAAGACTTCAtattttttatttagttttagtttttatgCGTGGAAACTTCTTTATTATGAAAActtcaatttttatttttatgtgtGTAAGTATACAAGCAACTATTGAACATTATGTATGCAAATTATACTAGATTGTGAAAATTgcactattatatgtttattctttgCATAGTACAAAACGTGCAATTTATGttactaattcattctttcttagggAAACTtctttttcgcaaaaaaacatCCACACTTATATGCTTGTTATTACATATTATAAAAAAACATAATTTATATGTATATTTTggcattttttaaaaatgttcatattttctttcttcttaactttttaaaatatttttttaaGTGCACACATTCATTAATTTGATTTTGtattgttttctttcttcttttagggTAATACAAAAACCCCTAATTAAGTCCTTGCGAGACttcctttttgcaaaaacttcactattatatgcttattcttgcatgtTATATTAAACCACAATTTCTATGtaaatttttcattttttttgtttgttttattcAGCCACAATTTCTATTCTTTCATTATTTGTTTTATCTTGGCCGATGGGTCAAGCTATTCTGAGATGTTCTGCTTAACTATCTTGACATTTGGTTATACTCCAATAAAAATCACATCATCTATTGGACCTAGCTCATATATAAATCTCGGTTTGGTAGTTGGGTACGAAGAGGTGAAGATGTTATTGAATATTTAGAATGTGTAGGAAAGTTGTTAGATAATATTTGGATATATCGGTTTGGTAGTTGACGTAGTACCAAAAAACAATTATTTGTGGTTTGCGGTTATTGTAACATTTCTATATCCCTTTGCATTCATTCATGCCATTTTCACCCTGTTGAGAAGCGTACATACATAACTTTTCACCAAGCTACGGTCCACACTGGGTCAGATGTACTAGTGTGGAATATGAGCTCTATGTTAGTGAGAGTAGTTTTTGGCTAGTTGCATCACAAAATGGATATTctgatttttcttttttttgagaatcacaAAATGGATATTCTGATTTTTCAATCCCGAGATCAAGTCCTCCTACATGGCGCACCTGCTGAATTTCAATCCCGAGATGCTTCTGTCCGGCAGCAGGCAGCATCTCATCTCCGAGGCCATGGAGGAGATCAAGTCCTCCTTTTTGTCGAACGAGCATGAGTTGAGCCAAAAAGAGCAACCCAAGGGGCTCATTGCCGCCATGGCGGAGGGTGAGCACAAGTCAGCCAATGGAGATGATGACACAAGCCAAGGTTTCGTCCACATCACAGAGGCATGCAAGCTGGCCAAAGAGCTGTTGGAGCTGCCGGACCCTAAGACGCGGTGGATGCTCATGTaccgggtgtggctgggcatgctCTGCCACTCCGCCAGCATGTGCAGGGGCTACCTGCACGCCAAGAGCTTGGGTGAAGGTGGCGAGTTCCTCACTTACGCCTGGCTCGTGCTCATGCTCAAGGGGGCCAAGAGCTTGGCCGACAAGCTTCAAACGCCGCCGGAGACTCAAGCTTGTGATTTTCTGGTAATTCGACCAAAGTGTGCTGGAAAAAGAAACCAAAAACTTTCTGCAATTTTCCTAGAGTATTCTGTTCTTTCAGCAATAGCAGGTGATGAAGAAGAGAAAAggtagctcaaatgaaaattaacAGCACTTCCTCTACCAAGCTAGAAGATCGATGCAGCTTCAATTCAATACTGGGTATCAAAGAACAATGTACGGAAGAACATACCATTTAGTTCTGCATGATCATCACGGTCTACAATAACAATACAACATGGCCTTCTGGTTCATTAGCTAATCAGTACACGTAAGGTAGAATCCTCCAGGGCACAAGCTTGCAGTACTCTGCCCAGATGTCCTTGTACTTCTCCGAGCATCTCGCCTCGTCTCTTCTCTCCCTCCATATCAGCAGGATCAGCAGGTAGGTCGGGTAGAAGTACGGGATCACGGAGCTGCAGCAGAAAAATGTAAGAGTTCAAAGATTATTCGTGCCTGATTGGATTGAGATGATTGTTTTTTTTTATGCCACAGAAAGGGTATCTCTCACCTGGCTCCACAAGGCAAGCTGAATGAGAGTGCCAGAAGCAGATCTCCAAGGTAATTGCAGTGCCTTGCAATGCCCCTACACGCAACGACAAAGATGGGACTTGTTCTTTTAATTTTTTTACATTCGGGATAGCAGCAGTTAGCATGCATGATTACTCCCAAGAGACAAGGGGAGATCCAAGGTTTTTAAAACTGAACATGTCTAGAAAACTACTGCTGTTCAGTCAAGTGCAATGGTTGCATAAATCTGTCGTGAACATCATTTAGGCAGGCAGGCGTGCAGTGTTCTAACTAGTATGAATCACATTTGTGTTGACTGTTTACCTACTTGCTACTCACCTACATGTGCTTCCCTTGCATTTTTCTTCATCTGACTAAACAGGATCGGCTAAATattcagaagaagaaaaaaagtgtATGCGGGTTCTATTTTGTTTACACTCTATTAAACAGAAAGAGACCACTTGCTATACACGATGCTGCTAAAATAGCCAACAGTACACAGTTCAGAACAAGATGTGCATAGATAACTAGTGGACAAAGAAGAAAAACAAGCGCAGGTTCCATGAGATGAATGTAGAACTTACCAGTAGCCAGATACAAGTAGTTTTCCCCCAACAACTTTGGGAGGTTTACCCCATATAGGAGCTTTAGGGTCCTTCTTGAACAAATGTTTCTGTTTGTTGGCACCTCTGAACACTAGATAGCTGTGTGCAAGATGAAGCAAGGCTTGGTCAGAGATATTGCAATGCAAGAAGCAGATTATACAGCATGCGTAATCCAATGGAGGGTTTGTGAGGGACACAGAAAACAGTACCCAATAAGGAAAATTATGCAGTTAGCAACGGAAGCCAAAAGTGGCAGCTCCACTTTGTTTCCCAGAAGCCACCAACCCTGGTCAACAACACATCATAAAATTTGGTGAGCAGCTCATTTGTCAACCTTCATAATTTAACACAAGAGACAGGGATACTATTACAGCTGCAAATTTGATAGTCATATAACTGAGAGAACAAATTTAGGAATAATGCAGTGAGTAAAGTATATTCAGTAGCGGCATGAGTAGATATTAGCAATTCAAATAATACCCTTTTTCCATAAATGGAATACCTGAATAGTGAAGGTAAAAGGAATGAAAACTAGATCACCAAACACCAGCATGAATCCCAACCTTTCAGCAATAATGTCCCATCTGAAAATCACGGGAAGGAAAAAAAAATGAAGTATGAAGCTTCAGCCTTGCCACCATAAGCCCCGTTTCATTCTATACGCAAAAGCACTGGCATATTGAAATTAATTCATCTATTTACTAGAAGACAACATGTACTTACGTGGAGGTCATGAATTCTTCATGAATGAAGTAATCTATAATATACCACTGCATGAAGAAACATAATTAATTTCACTTATAATATAGTAGCTGATGATCGAATAAGTAGTTGTCAGTGTTCAATACCCCACAAAAGAATTGGTAAAGAATGACTGCACGGTTAACTGAACCAGCTAGGTAGCTCTTTGCAAGCAAAGAGAGGTTGATAAACAACCATGCCATCATTCCAGCCCTTATGAAAAAGAACCTGCAACCATGATGAGCAGAAGAAAATAACATTTATGATCGGGTCCATGGTTTACTCTGATTCATGTATTCTTTTACTGTTTTAGTGATAAAGTTATGCGGGGAAAGTTTTTGAAACTGAATATATATAGTTAACATTCAACATTAACTTGTATTCACACTAATAGCCACCACAAAAAAGGAATGATATGACCTGTGGAAACAATTATGCAGAAATAAAAAAATAGCTATGCAGCATACCGAACTTCATTTCCAATTGTCCTTCAGTTTATAAGAAATATTCATTTGTATTCATGTATCTATATAAAAATAGAAGCTAGCATGTCAGTTTTAAAGGCAGGAGATCTTAAGAAAATAAAAACTTGCTGTCAATTAATCAATGGGTTATCAAGAGCAGTATCAAATAAACAGGAGTAGCTACACCAGCAAACCAATATCTCAATTTTCACAGCAATCATATGCCATTCCAAATTTCCCAGCAAGTGTCACAATTAGGTAAGAAAACAAGGAAGATACTGCCAACGTACTTGAGGTCAACTCCCATAAAATGGGGATTAAGCTGCACTCCGAACCACCTGTTAGACAAAGTGGCACCTAACATCATTAAACAGGAAAACAGGAGTGGAATAGATAAAGTGACATCTAAcatcattaaacaagaaaacagGAGTGGACTTCTGAAAATAAAAGGTCCTGTTTGTGTGAAATAAAGTTGCGCAAAAGTACCAATCTTCTATGAAGCTCCCAGTAGCATGTGGTTTCAATGAAGAACTTTGATGGCGGGACCTTAACCCAGTATAGTAGAGCAGGAAACTGACCTGAAATGGAACATGATGACATGAGTTAATCCAGAGGATGTTATTTGATTTGGTAATTTACCATCTAAATGCATAGCCTTGCAGATATTCAGACAATTCAGGGTGACTGATCCCTTTGCTAAACTTTGGTTGTGCTAAATTAAAGTGAAGGTGTGTATCAAACAATAGAAACTAGACATGCACATGACCAAACAGTTGGGTTCAGACATGAGTGTCCACAAGTCTAAATTTACATCATAGTTCTATAAGAAAAAACTtaataaggatgtggagagaggaaGCGGCATCTACAATGACACTGAAAATGAGGGTCGTCGACAGCAGCTCGAGTCCACGGTCAGCCACGACCTGCAAGCAAATAAGAATCGCTACGCGGGTCAATTCAGCATGACTTTTGTGAATCTCCCGGATGCGTTCGGCTTCTGCGGATCTCACCGTGGGAGTCATCCAGCCCATGTAGACGCCGAGCGTGGAGAGCcccaggagcagcagcagcgagaGCAGACCTGCACACGAGCGAGAGCAGACGGCGTAAGGAGAGAAACGCTTTGCGgctcagagagagagagacgaggggCACCATTGCAACGGTAGTGGAGGCGGGAGGAGTCGGGGaggacggcgccggcgacgagcttgccGGGGAGGAGGGCGCCCGCGGCGGCGAGGTACGCGAGGTAGGAGACCAGCACCACCGCCGCGctccaggagggcgccagcgcggCGAGCACGTCGCCGGTGGCCGCCGCCGCGTCCATCCCCGTCGTCGCGGCCAAAGGGGATCTCGGCTAGTCACTCTGAAGCCAACTGCAGCGCGACGAATCCGGAGGAAATTGGGGAATCCCGTGGATCACAGTCAACTGGGAGTCAAAATCCGCAGTGAAGGTGGGCCTTTTGACGTCAATAGGAGGCCCATCTCCCCCGGTTTGAAATCTTCCTTTTTTTGTCCCTCGAATTCGAACAAAATTTGTAGACATTTTTGCTTGAATTTTCGAGGAAGGCTGTGGTCCATACGGGCAGGACACATATATAATATGTGTAGCTCTGTCACCCGACCATGTTCTGTCCTTACGTGTTGTTGCTCCTAGTCTCACATGCATGCTTCAGTCGTTCAGGTATTTATATATGGATGGATCATGCGATGCGATCCCGTTGGTACAGATTCCTCCAGCTATATTGATGTACGTATGTATGGATGGATCACGCGATGCGATGCGATAATTTCTAGTATTTGGTATCCTATTTTTTGTTATCGGATTGTGCTTTAAGTATGCAAACATAGATAGATATGTCTTTAATAGATGTTCAGAATTGCCAGCCAAAACAATGCCCAAGCAAGCATTGTATGTTTCGAACTTAAAAGACTGAGTTCTTCCGAGACATGTCGTGTGGCGACCTAATTGTGTATTATTTTTTTGGCGCTGGAGCTAGTTGAAGAACATAACTCGATGAACATAAGAAAGAAATGTAATGACTAGTATATGAGGCATTATCTGAGGGAGCCGTCACATCACAACAATATCAATCATGATAGTAGGTAGACAAGTGTATATCAAAGCCGCAAGGATTGTTTGATGGAGTGAGTTTGGAGCTAACTTTGTACCTTGAAGAAACTACGAAGTATACTATAGCAACTAAAGAATCGCGTCGTAAGAAAAACAGTCATGCCTAGACCTCATGATAGAGCTATCATAGTGAGACATGCTCGAAAAACACATCTTGTAGATTTGCCGATGCATACCATGTTTAGGGATGCTACATAGGATGATATGAAGGGGGGAGAAAAATAatgatgcatgggagttgggactTTGGGAGGAGAAGGAATAGTTGTACAATCATATAGTAGTGGGGAAGGCATCCTGCGTTCCACCTTTTCATTTGACAGTAATAAAAGCCATCATTTCCAATGAGAAAAGCAACCACCATGCCTGCCATCACCACTTTCTCATAACTTGTATAATTTCATGGAGCTACCATACCATTAATATTTGCACCTTCCATGTACCTACTCAATGTTCCTTAGATTTAGTAGCTCTCTCACTACTCCACATGTATTTCCTCCTATCATCCAATTTTGTATGTTCTCGGCTACGCATCTTCCTTTTACGAATTCTATAAAGCACAATGTTCTAGTGGAACAAAAATCAACATATTAGTTTAGCTGTGTGCATCATTTGACGAAGAACCTGAAAACATGCCATTCAATTTATCATCTACAAAAAAGACCATGTATTCTCCTCTAAGTATTGCTTGTTTAGCTTACCTAGGTAGGCATGGAAGGCATAGGGAACTCGTAGACAACTATTACTTGCCACACAAGGCTCACTCATTGATACATGATgacagcactagtagaaaagggggcaatggtccaggccaggtcagcccattagtcccggttcaatccagaaccgggaccaatgggggcatgcattggacccggttcgtgagccccgggggccggccgggccacgtggccattggtcccggttcgtctggaccttttggtcccggttggtgggacgaaccgagaccaatgtgcctcgctcctggcccaccactattggtcccggttgttggcctgaaccgggaccaaaggctgctgtttagtcccggttcttgccacaaaccgggaccaattaattgcctatatatacccctcgcccgtgagcagagcactcccactgctctgtttttcgtggccggcgaggagagagctttgtggtgctctagctcacctcctatgcacacgaggtgttcgatggaatgcccgagccacactacttaagctttctcctctccaagctcgacctccaactccattttcctcaatatttgtctaggtttagcggtctgtcacgtcccgtccccgtcttcaccgcagtcgatcgcccgcaccgatctcgtcgtcggcaccaccgcggtgagcctcttgttcttatcttctttctgaaaggaaaaaaaattcttacttgtatgtttatatagatacttgtataattttcttacttttattattgcatcttatatagtgcgatggttttggtatccgcccccgtcggccctcgtcctatctatgattcggatgtggtatatattatcttttcataactattggttcatctattgtttatgacaattatgccgaccaacgtgacatagatttttttatctaggaggttgttgaaccgaaaattctaaccgaccctattgtcgagaggttaaatttagttg is from Triticum aestivum cultivar Chinese Spring chromosome 1B, IWGSC CS RefSeq v2.1, whole genome shotgun sequence and encodes:
- the LOC123099908 gene encoding uncharacterized protein; the protein is MSYTWRGALQWWDDWQLRVLVLGSLGLQWFLLLAAPMRKYALPRVLRTFIWLAYISSDPLAIYVLATLFNRHAKTSNFGGDTDIVAGIGSEQQSSILEVLWAPILLIYLGGQEGMSGYEIEDNKLWGRHTVTLVSQVAVALYAFYKSWPRPNDPKLLVVAVLLFFVGVISFSEKPWALKAKAKRLAAVSSGVQVPKKPSNWRERMNQFFFGASHCFTGTRKAQSNFSTNLAMCKLPENPIWVSRFFVPLISASRFVLLVFCFCCDYCCVLGPNILLTTVLGQSVYYSL
- the LOC100270656 gene encoding delta(14)-sterol reductase — its product is MDAAAATGDVLAALAPSWSAAVVLVSYLAYLAAAGALLPGKLVAGAVLPDSSRLHYRCNGLLSLLLLLGLSTLGVYMGWMTPTVVADRGLELLSTTLIFSVIVSFLLYYTGLRSRHQSSSLKPHATGSFIEDWWFGVQLNPHFMGVDLKFFFIRAGMMAWLFINLSLLAKSYLAGSVNRAVILYQFFCGWYIIDYFIHEEFMTSTWDIIAERLGFMLVFGDLVFIPFTFTIQGWWLLGNKVELPLLASVANCIIFLIGYLVFRGANKQKHLFKKDPKAPIWGKPPKVVGGKLLVSGYWGIARHCNYLGDLLLALSFSLPCGASSVIPYFYPTYLLILLIWRERRDEARCSEKYKDIWAEYCKLVPWRILPYVY